A single window of Danio rerio strain Tuebingen ecotype United States chromosome 15, GRCz12tu, whole genome shotgun sequence DNA harbors:
- the ssh2a gene encoding protein phosphatase Slingshot homolog 2 isoform X3 has protein sequence MFTLLRPEDTIRLAVRLESAYAVRTRYMVIISTNGRQDTEESVVLGMDFSNSDRTCTVGLVLPLWSDTLIHLDGDGGFSVSTVNRVHVFKPVSVQAMWSALQSLHKVCEVARCHNYYPGSLFLTWVSYYQSRVTSDQHCINEWNAMQDVQSHRADSPVLFTDVPTERERTERLIKTRLREIMMQKDLENVTSKEIRTELEMQMVCNLREFKEFIDNEMIVILGQMDSPTEIFDHVYLGSEWNASNLEELQNSGVRYILNVTREIDNFFPGLFEYHNIRVYDEEATNLLEYWNDTYKFISKAKKAGVKCLVHCKMGVSRSASTVIAYAMKEYGWDLDRAFDHVKERRSVTKPNPSFMKQLEEYQGILLASKQRHNKLWRSHSDTDLSDGHEPLCKTPRSLDRSDPHNNNGSLSIQQMLGIAVLESLTNPRPVACNTHKKSGETPSKLAHEDLFLLPQSRQRAATVGSKQRNSTLILAVREPVSHRHPPPALHVLDSPLLPEERGGDTTPNLGAQSSHQVPEPKTDCVELSPDLPDQNDSYQVSQSLELCLESAVSKDEGNLPSSSTPEADSPSEAPAVPELVSSDDNNNPNAADLEAADDCTDASVSRLSTDSIDFFSAREKFLCLSQDNHPCSLSETTAVQSPPARCTSPLDHPSEEPEEECHTHSEEHSDAVLQPSAHDSTVSVRHIVTELESTSQTSSPPLAHTSPQTATPEEKEEEDEEAAPAPHSLSDRPSGSVRRVTEQLELILRQGQEIPLSRSPLPSPCLGCTQSYSDEPEDSPALSQKTPQGKGDDTKVLDDEDSGIIPDPSFSVFLEGSVSLEADQITLNPTLEPSSCSSSLLWLEGVTELETDVDDPLRPQVRLARSSEDLQKIQETLRELQAFLYEAGGLGVSTGQVEENRSSDGSGEQRFEPKAPAVWQRAMEIEARIRQAGLTPPSLMKRSASLAKLDRLELSTNDLSDWDFHPASTGLHHPSSSVSTFHSLPLTHSHDDAHKKQRVLPQSPSTPDSAVHLMDADRTEGSAHLLPSCPQKTQVGGASSPEHVPIQSTVSVSTRQQQHVKTHPVRRLRKAVDKKKTVTVLYNTM, from the exons ATGTTCACCCTGCTGCGTCCAGAGGACACAATTCGCCTG GCTGTCCGGTTAGAAAGTGCTTATGCTGTCCGTACACGGTACATGGTGATCATTTCCACCAATGGTAGACAGGACACCGAAGAAAGTGTGGTGCTGGGAATGGATTTCAGTAACTCAGACCG AACTTGCACTGTCGGGCTGGTTTTACCCTTATGGAGCGATACGCTTATACACTTGGATGGAGACGG TGGCTTCAGCGTGTCCACCGTTAACCGCGTCCATGTCTTCAAACCAGTCTCCGTGCAGGCCATGTG GTCAGCCTTGCAGTCCCTGCATAAGGTTTGCGAGGTTGCCCGATGTCATAACTACTACCCCGGCAGTCTCTTCCTGACCTGGGTTAGTTACTATCAGAGTCGCGTGACCTCCGATCAGCACTGCATCAATGAATGGAACGCAATGCAAGACGTGCAGTCCCACCGTGCAGACTCTCCTGTGCTGTTCACTGATGT GCCAACTGAGAGAGAGCGAACGGAGAGACTGATTAAGACCCGCTTGAGAGAGATCATGATGCAAAAGGACTTGGAGAACGTCACTTCGAAAGAG ATTCGGACTGAGCTAGAAATGCAAATGGTTTGCAACCTGCGAGAGTTCAAGGAGTTCATTGATAATGAGATGATCGTCATTCTGGGCCAGATGGACAGCCCCACTGAGATCTTTGACCATGTTTACCTG GGTTCAGAGTGGAATGCCTCTAACCTTGAGGAACTCCAGAACAGCGG GGTTCGCTACATCCTGAATGTGACGCGAGAGATTGATAATTTCTTCCCCGGGCTATTTGAGTACCACAACATACGAGTCTATGACGAGGAGGCCACAAACCTCCTGGAGTATTGGAACGACACCTACAAGTTCATTTCAAAAGCCAA GAAAGCAGGGGTGAAGTGTCTAGTGCACTGTAAGATGGGAGTGAGTCGTTCTGCTTCCACCGTGATTGCTTACGCTATGAAGGAGTATGGCTGGGACCTGGATAGAGCCTTTGACCATGTGAAGGAACGGCGCTCTGTCACCAAACCAAACCCGTCTTTCATGAAGCAGCTGGAAGAGTACCAGGGTATCCTGCTTGCCAG CAAACAGAGGCATAACAAGTTGTGGCGTTCCCACTCAGACACTGACCTCTCGGATGGTCACGAGCCACTGTGCAAGACCCCTCGCTCACTGGACCGCTCAGATCCTCACAACAACAATGGTTCTCTTTCTATCCAGCAGATGCTGGGCATTGCTGTGCTCGAATCCCTTACCAATCCCCGACCTGTTGCATGCAACACCCATAAAAAATCGGGTGAGACACCCTCAAAGCTAGCACATGAGGACCTCTTCCTCCTTCCTCAATCCAGACAACGAGCTGCCACAGTGGGCTCTAAGCAGAGGAACTCCACTTTGATCCTTGCGGTGCGAGAGCCTGTTTCTCACCGTCACCCACCTCCTGCTCTACACGTCCTCGATTCTCCTCTTTTACCAGAGGAGAGAGGAGGAGACACGACTCCAAACCTCGGCGCCCAGTCGTCTCACCAAGTGCCTGAGCCAAAAACAGACTGTGTTGAGTTGTCCCCCGACTTGCCTGATCAAAATGACTCTTATCAAGTGTCACAAAGCTTAGAACTGTGTCTGGAAAGTGCTGTCAGTAAAGATGAAGGGAATCTGCCTTCTTCAAGTACGCCTGAGGCTGACAGCCCTTCGGAAGCCCCTGCTGTACCAGAGCTGGTCTCCAGTGATGATAACAACAACCCTAATGCAGCAGATCTAGAAGCGGCAGACGACTGTACGGATGCCAGCGTGTCTCGCCTCAGCACAGATAGCATTGACTTTTTTAGTGCTAGAGAAAAGTTCCTCTGCCTATCCCAGGACAATCACCCTTGCTCACTTTCTGAAACAACTGCAGTGCAGTCACCTCCGGCCAGATGCACCTCACCCTTGGATCACCCTAGTGAGGAACCTGAGGAGGAG TGCCACACCCATTCAGAGGAGCATAGCGACGCAGTGCTCCAACCCTCTGCTCATGACAGTACTGTGTCTGTGCGTCATATAGTTACTGAACTGGAATCCACATCACAAACCAGCAGTCCGCCACTGGCACACACCTCACCTCAGACTGCAACAccagaggagaaggaggaggaggatgaggaaGCGGCTCCGGCTCCTCATTCTCTCTCCGACAGGCCCTCAGGATCCGTGCGCCGGGTGACTGAGCAGTTGGAGCTTATACTACGTCAGGGTCAAGAGATTCCTCTCTCTCGTTCACCTCTTCCTTCCCCATGTTTGGGCTGCACACAGTCTTACTCTGATGAGCCAGAAGATTCTCCTGCCCTCTCCCAAAAGACTCCACAGGGTAAAGGAGATGACACCAAAGTGCTTGATGATGAGGACTCTGGTATAATCCCCGATCCTTCCTTCTCTGTGTTTCTTGAGGGGAGTGTTTCATTGGAGGCCGACCAGATCACTTTGAACCCCACTCTTGAGCCCAGCTCTTGTTCTTCCTCcctgttgtggctggaaggagtAACTGAGCTGGAGACAGATGTAGATGATCCGTTAAGGCCTCAAGTGCGGCTAGCACGCAGCAGTGAGGATTTGCAGAAAATCCAGGAGACTCTCAGAGAGCTCCAGGCATTTTTATATGAAGCTGGGGGACTGGGAGTTAGCACTGGACAGGTTGAGGAAAACCGGTCGTCTGATGGCAGTGGGGAGCAGCGGTTTGAACCCAAAGCACCAGCGGTGTGGCAGAGAGCCATGGAAATTGAGGCCCGCATCAGACAAGCCGGCCTCACTCCTCCCTCACTCATGAAACGCTCTGCCTCACTTGCTAAATTGGACCGGCTAGAGCTGTCTACTAATGATTTGAGCGACTGGGACTTCCACCCAGCTTCCACAGGACTTCATCATCCCTCTTCCTCTGTGTCCACCTTTCACTCCTTGCCACTGACCCACAGCCATGATGACGCTCATAAGAAGCAGCGCGTTCTACCTCAGAGCCCTTCCACCCCTGATTCTGCAGTTCATTTGATGGATGCAGACAGGACTGAAGGCTCCGCCCACCTTTTACCCTCATGTCCACAGAAAACCCAAGTGGGCGGAGCCAGCTCCCCTGAACACGTCCCCATTCAATCCACTGTTTCCGTGTCTACACGGCAACAGCAGCATGTGAAGACTCATCCCGTTCGCCGCTTGCGGAAAGCAGTGGACAAGAAAAAGACAGTCACTGTTTTGTACAACACCATGTGA
- the ssh2a gene encoding protein phosphatase Slingshot homolog 2 isoform X1, whose protein sequence is MTLESVPITESSAARGFCSCCGAKIMPYFTDNAVASQNQINQLISENFLTVKGAALFLPRGNGSSSSSAPRIPQRRNKHTGDLQQHLQTMFTLLRPEDTIRLAVRLESAYAVRTRYMVIISTNGRQDTEESVVLGMDFSNSDRTCTVGLVLPLWSDTLIHLDGDGGFSVSTVNRVHVFKPVSVQAMWSALQSLHKVCEVARCHNYYPGSLFLTWVSYYQSRVTSDQHCINEWNAMQDVQSHRADSPVLFTDVPTERERTERLIKTRLREIMMQKDLENVTSKEIRTELEMQMVCNLREFKEFIDNEMIVILGQMDSPTEIFDHVYLGSEWNASNLEELQNSGVRYILNVTREIDNFFPGLFEYHNIRVYDEEATNLLEYWNDTYKFISKAKKAGVKCLVHCKMGVSRSASTVIAYAMKEYGWDLDRAFDHVKERRSVTKPNPSFMKQLEEYQGILLASKQRHNKLWRSHSDTDLSDGHEPLCKTPRSLDRSDPHNNNGSLSIQQMLGIAVLESLTNPRPVACNTHKKSGETPSKLAHEDLFLLPQSRQRAATVGSKQRNSTLILAVREPVSHRHPPPALHVLDSPLLPEERGGDTTPNLGAQSSHQVPEPKTDCVELSPDLPDQNDSYQVSQSLELCLESAVSKDEGNLPSSSTPEADSPSEAPAVPELVSSDDNNNPNAADLEAADDCTDASVSRLSTDSIDFFSAREKFLCLSQDNHPCSLSETTAVQSPPARCTSPLDHPSEEPEEECHTHSEEHSDAVLQPSAHDSTVSVRHIVTELESTSQTSSPPLAHTSPQTATPEEKEEEDEEAAPAPHSLSDRPSGSVRRVTEQLELILRQGQEIPLSRSPLPSPCLGCTQSYSDEPEDSPALSQKTPQGKGDDTKVLDDEDSGIIPDPSFSVFLEGSVSLEADQITLNPTLEPSSCSSSLLWLEGVTELETDVDDPLRPQVRLARSSEDLQKIQETLRELQAFLYEAGGLGVSTGQVEENRSSDGSGEQRFEPKAPAVWQRAMEIEARIRQAGLTPPSLMKRSASLAKLDRLELSTNDLSDWDFHPASTGLHHPSSSVSTFHSLPLTHSHDDAHKKQRVLPQSPSTPDSAVHLMDADRTEGSAHLLPSCPQKTQVGGASSPEHVPIQSTVSVSTRQQQHVKTHPVRRLRKAVDKKKTVTVLYNTM, encoded by the exons ATGACGCTGGAGAGTGTGCCGATCACGGAGAGCTCCGCTGCCCGGGGATTCTGCTCCTGCTGCGGGGCAAAAATCATGCCGTACTTCACTGACAACGCGGTCGCTTCCCAAAACCAGATCAACCAGCT TATCAGCGAGAACTTCCTAACTGTGAAAGGTGCCGCCCTGTTCCTCCCGCGGGGAAATGGCTCCTCCTCTTCTTCAGCACCCCGCATCCCACAGCGGCGCAACAAACACACAG GTGACCTTCAGCAGCATTTGCAGACCATGTTCACCCTGCTGCGTCCAGAGGACACAATTCGCCTG GCTGTCCGGTTAGAAAGTGCTTATGCTGTCCGTACACGGTACATGGTGATCATTTCCACCAATGGTAGACAGGACACCGAAGAAAGTGTGGTGCTGGGAATGGATTTCAGTAACTCAGACCG AACTTGCACTGTCGGGCTGGTTTTACCCTTATGGAGCGATACGCTTATACACTTGGATGGAGACGG TGGCTTCAGCGTGTCCACCGTTAACCGCGTCCATGTCTTCAAACCAGTCTCCGTGCAGGCCATGTG GTCAGCCTTGCAGTCCCTGCATAAGGTTTGCGAGGTTGCCCGATGTCATAACTACTACCCCGGCAGTCTCTTCCTGACCTGGGTTAGTTACTATCAGAGTCGCGTGACCTCCGATCAGCACTGCATCAATGAATGGAACGCAATGCAAGACGTGCAGTCCCACCGTGCAGACTCTCCTGTGCTGTTCACTGATGT GCCAACTGAGAGAGAGCGAACGGAGAGACTGATTAAGACCCGCTTGAGAGAGATCATGATGCAAAAGGACTTGGAGAACGTCACTTCGAAAGAG ATTCGGACTGAGCTAGAAATGCAAATGGTTTGCAACCTGCGAGAGTTCAAGGAGTTCATTGATAATGAGATGATCGTCATTCTGGGCCAGATGGACAGCCCCACTGAGATCTTTGACCATGTTTACCTG GGTTCAGAGTGGAATGCCTCTAACCTTGAGGAACTCCAGAACAGCGG GGTTCGCTACATCCTGAATGTGACGCGAGAGATTGATAATTTCTTCCCCGGGCTATTTGAGTACCACAACATACGAGTCTATGACGAGGAGGCCACAAACCTCCTGGAGTATTGGAACGACACCTACAAGTTCATTTCAAAAGCCAA GAAAGCAGGGGTGAAGTGTCTAGTGCACTGTAAGATGGGAGTGAGTCGTTCTGCTTCCACCGTGATTGCTTACGCTATGAAGGAGTATGGCTGGGACCTGGATAGAGCCTTTGACCATGTGAAGGAACGGCGCTCTGTCACCAAACCAAACCCGTCTTTCATGAAGCAGCTGGAAGAGTACCAGGGTATCCTGCTTGCCAG CAAACAGAGGCATAACAAGTTGTGGCGTTCCCACTCAGACACTGACCTCTCGGATGGTCACGAGCCACTGTGCAAGACCCCTCGCTCACTGGACCGCTCAGATCCTCACAACAACAATGGTTCTCTTTCTATCCAGCAGATGCTGGGCATTGCTGTGCTCGAATCCCTTACCAATCCCCGACCTGTTGCATGCAACACCCATAAAAAATCGGGTGAGACACCCTCAAAGCTAGCACATGAGGACCTCTTCCTCCTTCCTCAATCCAGACAACGAGCTGCCACAGTGGGCTCTAAGCAGAGGAACTCCACTTTGATCCTTGCGGTGCGAGAGCCTGTTTCTCACCGTCACCCACCTCCTGCTCTACACGTCCTCGATTCTCCTCTTTTACCAGAGGAGAGAGGAGGAGACACGACTCCAAACCTCGGCGCCCAGTCGTCTCACCAAGTGCCTGAGCCAAAAACAGACTGTGTTGAGTTGTCCCCCGACTTGCCTGATCAAAATGACTCTTATCAAGTGTCACAAAGCTTAGAACTGTGTCTGGAAAGTGCTGTCAGTAAAGATGAAGGGAATCTGCCTTCTTCAAGTACGCCTGAGGCTGACAGCCCTTCGGAAGCCCCTGCTGTACCAGAGCTGGTCTCCAGTGATGATAACAACAACCCTAATGCAGCAGATCTAGAAGCGGCAGACGACTGTACGGATGCCAGCGTGTCTCGCCTCAGCACAGATAGCATTGACTTTTTTAGTGCTAGAGAAAAGTTCCTCTGCCTATCCCAGGACAATCACCCTTGCTCACTTTCTGAAACAACTGCAGTGCAGTCACCTCCGGCCAGATGCACCTCACCCTTGGATCACCCTAGTGAGGAACCTGAGGAGGAG TGCCACACCCATTCAGAGGAGCATAGCGACGCAGTGCTCCAACCCTCTGCTCATGACAGTACTGTGTCTGTGCGTCATATAGTTACTGAACTGGAATCCACATCACAAACCAGCAGTCCGCCACTGGCACACACCTCACCTCAGACTGCAACAccagaggagaaggaggaggaggatgaggaaGCGGCTCCGGCTCCTCATTCTCTCTCCGACAGGCCCTCAGGATCCGTGCGCCGGGTGACTGAGCAGTTGGAGCTTATACTACGTCAGGGTCAAGAGATTCCTCTCTCTCGTTCACCTCTTCCTTCCCCATGTTTGGGCTGCACACAGTCTTACTCTGATGAGCCAGAAGATTCTCCTGCCCTCTCCCAAAAGACTCCACAGGGTAAAGGAGATGACACCAAAGTGCTTGATGATGAGGACTCTGGTATAATCCCCGATCCTTCCTTCTCTGTGTTTCTTGAGGGGAGTGTTTCATTGGAGGCCGACCAGATCACTTTGAACCCCACTCTTGAGCCCAGCTCTTGTTCTTCCTCcctgttgtggctggaaggagtAACTGAGCTGGAGACAGATGTAGATGATCCGTTAAGGCCTCAAGTGCGGCTAGCACGCAGCAGTGAGGATTTGCAGAAAATCCAGGAGACTCTCAGAGAGCTCCAGGCATTTTTATATGAAGCTGGGGGACTGGGAGTTAGCACTGGACAGGTTGAGGAAAACCGGTCGTCTGATGGCAGTGGGGAGCAGCGGTTTGAACCCAAAGCACCAGCGGTGTGGCAGAGAGCCATGGAAATTGAGGCCCGCATCAGACAAGCCGGCCTCACTCCTCCCTCACTCATGAAACGCTCTGCCTCACTTGCTAAATTGGACCGGCTAGAGCTGTCTACTAATGATTTGAGCGACTGGGACTTCCACCCAGCTTCCACAGGACTTCATCATCCCTCTTCCTCTGTGTCCACCTTTCACTCCTTGCCACTGACCCACAGCCATGATGACGCTCATAAGAAGCAGCGCGTTCTACCTCAGAGCCCTTCCACCCCTGATTCTGCAGTTCATTTGATGGATGCAGACAGGACTGAAGGCTCCGCCCACCTTTTACCCTCATGTCCACAGAAAACCCAAGTGGGCGGAGCCAGCTCCCCTGAACACGTCCCCATTCAATCCACTGTTTCCGTGTCTACACGGCAACAGCAGCATGTGAAGACTCATCCCGTTCGCCGCTTGCGGAAAGCAGTGGACAAGAAAAAGACAGTCACTGTTTTGTACAACACCATGTGA
- the ssh2a gene encoding protein phosphatase Slingshot homolog 2 isoform X2, whose product MALVTVQRSPTPSTSSSPCVSEAGSAEDDRRSQPRSISENFLTVKGAALFLPRGNGSSSSSAPRIPQRRNKHTGDLQQHLQTMFTLLRPEDTIRLAVRLESAYAVRTRYMVIISTNGRQDTEESVVLGMDFSNSDRTCTVGLVLPLWSDTLIHLDGDGGFSVSTVNRVHVFKPVSVQAMWSALQSLHKVCEVARCHNYYPGSLFLTWVSYYQSRVTSDQHCINEWNAMQDVQSHRADSPVLFTDVPTERERTERLIKTRLREIMMQKDLENVTSKEIRTELEMQMVCNLREFKEFIDNEMIVILGQMDSPTEIFDHVYLGSEWNASNLEELQNSGVRYILNVTREIDNFFPGLFEYHNIRVYDEEATNLLEYWNDTYKFISKAKKAGVKCLVHCKMGVSRSASTVIAYAMKEYGWDLDRAFDHVKERRSVTKPNPSFMKQLEEYQGILLASKQRHNKLWRSHSDTDLSDGHEPLCKTPRSLDRSDPHNNNGSLSIQQMLGIAVLESLTNPRPVACNTHKKSGETPSKLAHEDLFLLPQSRQRAATVGSKQRNSTLILAVREPVSHRHPPPALHVLDSPLLPEERGGDTTPNLGAQSSHQVPEPKTDCVELSPDLPDQNDSYQVSQSLELCLESAVSKDEGNLPSSSTPEADSPSEAPAVPELVSSDDNNNPNAADLEAADDCTDASVSRLSTDSIDFFSAREKFLCLSQDNHPCSLSETTAVQSPPARCTSPLDHPSEEPEEECHTHSEEHSDAVLQPSAHDSTVSVRHIVTELESTSQTSSPPLAHTSPQTATPEEKEEEDEEAAPAPHSLSDRPSGSVRRVTEQLELILRQGQEIPLSRSPLPSPCLGCTQSYSDEPEDSPALSQKTPQGKGDDTKVLDDEDSGIIPDPSFSVFLEGSVSLEADQITLNPTLEPSSCSSSLLWLEGVTELETDVDDPLRPQVRLARSSEDLQKIQETLRELQAFLYEAGGLGVSTGQVEENRSSDGSGEQRFEPKAPAVWQRAMEIEARIRQAGLTPPSLMKRSASLAKLDRLELSTNDLSDWDFHPASTGLHHPSSSVSTFHSLPLTHSHDDAHKKQRVLPQSPSTPDSAVHLMDADRTEGSAHLLPSCPQKTQVGGASSPEHVPIQSTVSVSTRQQQHVKTHPVRRLRKAVDKKKTVTVLYNTM is encoded by the exons TATCAGCGAGAACTTCCTAACTGTGAAAGGTGCCGCCCTGTTCCTCCCGCGGGGAAATGGCTCCTCCTCTTCTTCAGCACCCCGCATCCCACAGCGGCGCAACAAACACACAG GTGACCTTCAGCAGCATTTGCAGACCATGTTCACCCTGCTGCGTCCAGAGGACACAATTCGCCTG GCTGTCCGGTTAGAAAGTGCTTATGCTGTCCGTACACGGTACATGGTGATCATTTCCACCAATGGTAGACAGGACACCGAAGAAAGTGTGGTGCTGGGAATGGATTTCAGTAACTCAGACCG AACTTGCACTGTCGGGCTGGTTTTACCCTTATGGAGCGATACGCTTATACACTTGGATGGAGACGG TGGCTTCAGCGTGTCCACCGTTAACCGCGTCCATGTCTTCAAACCAGTCTCCGTGCAGGCCATGTG GTCAGCCTTGCAGTCCCTGCATAAGGTTTGCGAGGTTGCCCGATGTCATAACTACTACCCCGGCAGTCTCTTCCTGACCTGGGTTAGTTACTATCAGAGTCGCGTGACCTCCGATCAGCACTGCATCAATGAATGGAACGCAATGCAAGACGTGCAGTCCCACCGTGCAGACTCTCCTGTGCTGTTCACTGATGT GCCAACTGAGAGAGAGCGAACGGAGAGACTGATTAAGACCCGCTTGAGAGAGATCATGATGCAAAAGGACTTGGAGAACGTCACTTCGAAAGAG ATTCGGACTGAGCTAGAAATGCAAATGGTTTGCAACCTGCGAGAGTTCAAGGAGTTCATTGATAATGAGATGATCGTCATTCTGGGCCAGATGGACAGCCCCACTGAGATCTTTGACCATGTTTACCTG GGTTCAGAGTGGAATGCCTCTAACCTTGAGGAACTCCAGAACAGCGG GGTTCGCTACATCCTGAATGTGACGCGAGAGATTGATAATTTCTTCCCCGGGCTATTTGAGTACCACAACATACGAGTCTATGACGAGGAGGCCACAAACCTCCTGGAGTATTGGAACGACACCTACAAGTTCATTTCAAAAGCCAA GAAAGCAGGGGTGAAGTGTCTAGTGCACTGTAAGATGGGAGTGAGTCGTTCTGCTTCCACCGTGATTGCTTACGCTATGAAGGAGTATGGCTGGGACCTGGATAGAGCCTTTGACCATGTGAAGGAACGGCGCTCTGTCACCAAACCAAACCCGTCTTTCATGAAGCAGCTGGAAGAGTACCAGGGTATCCTGCTTGCCAG CAAACAGAGGCATAACAAGTTGTGGCGTTCCCACTCAGACACTGACCTCTCGGATGGTCACGAGCCACTGTGCAAGACCCCTCGCTCACTGGACCGCTCAGATCCTCACAACAACAATGGTTCTCTTTCTATCCAGCAGATGCTGGGCATTGCTGTGCTCGAATCCCTTACCAATCCCCGACCTGTTGCATGCAACACCCATAAAAAATCGGGTGAGACACCCTCAAAGCTAGCACATGAGGACCTCTTCCTCCTTCCTCAATCCAGACAACGAGCTGCCACAGTGGGCTCTAAGCAGAGGAACTCCACTTTGATCCTTGCGGTGCGAGAGCCTGTTTCTCACCGTCACCCACCTCCTGCTCTACACGTCCTCGATTCTCCTCTTTTACCAGAGGAGAGAGGAGGAGACACGACTCCAAACCTCGGCGCCCAGTCGTCTCACCAAGTGCCTGAGCCAAAAACAGACTGTGTTGAGTTGTCCCCCGACTTGCCTGATCAAAATGACTCTTATCAAGTGTCACAAAGCTTAGAACTGTGTCTGGAAAGTGCTGTCAGTAAAGATGAAGGGAATCTGCCTTCTTCAAGTACGCCTGAGGCTGACAGCCCTTCGGAAGCCCCTGCTGTACCAGAGCTGGTCTCCAGTGATGATAACAACAACCCTAATGCAGCAGATCTAGAAGCGGCAGACGACTGTACGGATGCCAGCGTGTCTCGCCTCAGCACAGATAGCATTGACTTTTTTAGTGCTAGAGAAAAGTTCCTCTGCCTATCCCAGGACAATCACCCTTGCTCACTTTCTGAAACAACTGCAGTGCAGTCACCTCCGGCCAGATGCACCTCACCCTTGGATCACCCTAGTGAGGAACCTGAGGAGGAG TGCCACACCCATTCAGAGGAGCATAGCGACGCAGTGCTCCAACCCTCTGCTCATGACAGTACTGTGTCTGTGCGTCATATAGTTACTGAACTGGAATCCACATCACAAACCAGCAGTCCGCCACTGGCACACACCTCACCTCAGACTGCAACAccagaggagaaggaggaggaggatgaggaaGCGGCTCCGGCTCCTCATTCTCTCTCCGACAGGCCCTCAGGATCCGTGCGCCGGGTGACTGAGCAGTTGGAGCTTATACTACGTCAGGGTCAAGAGATTCCTCTCTCTCGTTCACCTCTTCCTTCCCCATGTTTGGGCTGCACACAGTCTTACTCTGATGAGCCAGAAGATTCTCCTGCCCTCTCCCAAAAGACTCCACAGGGTAAAGGAGATGACACCAAAGTGCTTGATGATGAGGACTCTGGTATAATCCCCGATCCTTCCTTCTCTGTGTTTCTTGAGGGGAGTGTTTCATTGGAGGCCGACCAGATCACTTTGAACCCCACTCTTGAGCCCAGCTCTTGTTCTTCCTCcctgttgtggctggaaggagtAACTGAGCTGGAGACAGATGTAGATGATCCGTTAAGGCCTCAAGTGCGGCTAGCACGCAGCAGTGAGGATTTGCAGAAAATCCAGGAGACTCTCAGAGAGCTCCAGGCATTTTTATATGAAGCTGGGGGACTGGGAGTTAGCACTGGACAGGTTGAGGAAAACCGGTCGTCTGATGGCAGTGGGGAGCAGCGGTTTGAACCCAAAGCACCAGCGGTGTGGCAGAGAGCCATGGAAATTGAGGCCCGCATCAGACAAGCCGGCCTCACTCCTCCCTCACTCATGAAACGCTCTGCCTCACTTGCTAAATTGGACCGGCTAGAGCTGTCTACTAATGATTTGAGCGACTGGGACTTCCACCCAGCTTCCACAGGACTTCATCATCCCTCTTCCTCTGTGTCCACCTTTCACTCCTTGCCACTGACCCACAGCCATGATGACGCTCATAAGAAGCAGCGCGTTCTACCTCAGAGCCCTTCCACCCCTGATTCTGCAGTTCATTTGATGGATGCAGACAGGACTGAAGGCTCCGCCCACCTTTTACCCTCATGTCCACAGAAAACCCAAGTGGGCGGAGCCAGCTCCCCTGAACACGTCCCCATTCAATCCACTGTTTCCGTGTCTACACGGCAACAGCAGCATGTGAAGACTCATCCCGTTCGCCGCTTGCGGAAAGCAGTGGACAAGAAAAAGACAGTCACTGTTTTGTACAACACCATGTGA